CATATCGCTGTATCGTGTGTAAACCATGTTCGACACCCAATTGTGCGTCCAGAAAGCCGATGTTTCGGAGTAGGTGAGTAAATCGCCGTTGCCAACCGCCATCTCTTCCGGTACATGGGCATGTCCGCAGTAAACCGGATAATAAACTGTTTGAGCAGCGTCGTCAACACCGAACCACAGAATACCTCCAATCGTTTCAGGCAGCCAGGAACGCATTTGAGCGACAAAAGAGAATCCGGTCTGTTGAGTAGCAATTGGACGCTCGTTGCAGTACTCAACTGAATCTACTTGGAAGGTGAGTGGAGACCAGCGATAGGGAGAGTTGAACGGGCCGGCACCGACATCAAAACGCCAGTCGAGTTCGGTTCCTTCATAATGGTCGCGCATCATACCCTGGATATCGTGGACACTGAGTTTTTTATCCGGCTTGATATATAACGGCATCGGATCGATAGTTTTACCCTGTGCATACGTTACATATTTTCCCATATCTTTATTTACGCGATTAAAAAACGACCATACACGCGCCTCACAAAAACGTAGCGCTCCAAAATCGAGGGGTGCATAAGCCTGAGCAAAACTAAAATCGGCATCTTTGCCCGAGAAATATCCTTGTTGTCTGGCAAAAGAAATAACATCGGGAGAGTAGAGGCAGTTTTCGGGATCGTTTAAAGGAAACTGCTGGATACGTGCCTGGTTGGCATGTGCCGATACACAATCATCGGGAATGCGGACAGCCACCCATACAGCCCCTTTGTTGCCAACGCCTTTGCTAATCATTTCCATTACCCAAACTTCGTTTGGATCAGCAATGGAGAAAGATTCGCCGGAACTGTAATACCCGTGTTCAGCTACCAGGCCGGTCATGACTTTTATGGCTTCACGTGCAGTTTTTGCCCGTTGCAGGGTAATATAAATCAAGCTTCCGTAATCCATGATTCCGGTGGAGTCGCTTAACTCGGGACGTCCGCCAAAGGTGGTTTCCCCGATGGCTACCTGATGTTCGTTCATGTTGCCGATAACGTTGTAGGTCTTGAGTGCCTGCGGTATTTCACCCAGGTATTTTCCCGTATCCCATTCATATACTTTCAGCATCGTACCGGGATTGTATTGTGCAGCTTCCCAATGATAAAGTTCACCGTAAAGATTGTAAGAATCGGCAGAATAGGAAATAAGGGTTGAACCGTCAACCGATGCTTTTTTGCCTACGAGTAGATTTGTGCAGGGATAAGTTGCATATACTGCAAAGAAAAAAACAACGGTGATGGAGAAGAATCTTTTCATATTTTATAGTGAATTTTAAAGTTTACAAAGCGTAAAGATACTTCAAAAACCGGGAAAAACCCGCGCTGTCTCTGTTATATTTCACTTAATTCCACGAAATCGTTTGAATTAGTATGAAATTTCGTTTAATTTTGTAGTATAAAATTCAAACAGTTTCTCAAGATTAGCTGAACTTTATGGATTTCAGAAAAATTATGAAAAAAAGGGTATTAAGCTTATCGGTCTATCAATTGATAATTTTGGTAGCTCTTATAGCTATGTTGTTCTTTTTCAGTGATAGTAGCCTGCTGAAGCGAATCAAATACGAAAACGAAATCCGTGACCTGAAAACACAAATCGAATATTACCGCAAACAAACAGAAACAGATAAGGCCAAGTTAAATGAACTTCAGTCAAGTCTGGAGAATCTCGAAAAATATGCCCGGGAAAACTATTTGATGAAGAAAGAAAACGAAGAGATCTTCGTGATTGAATAGTAAACCCTGGAGGTGGCGAAAGTTTTCTGAAAAGGAAGTACCTGATAAGTTTATTTTATTAAATTTGTGGTACCGTTGAATTGGACATTTTATGTTAAATACATTAGAAATCATTGTTCTGAAGTTTAAAGTGAAAATTAATGCATAAATCAAAAGAAACCATTTATCAGATTTCCGGCATTGTCATCTTAATATCTGCTGTATTGTATCTTTTTGCCCCATTGGTTGCCCCGTGGATTATGGCAGTTTCAGTGCTGATTTTCAGTGGGGTTACGGCTCTTTCACCTTATCCGGGTAAGAGTGTTCGCGGAAAGCGATTATTCAATTTTCAGGTGATTGCGTGTGTGTTGATGATTGTTGGCACCTACCTGATGTTTAGGAAGAACAATTTGTGGGCGTTGTCGATGATGATCGGGGCCGTTTTCTTGCTTTATTCGGGAGTCATGATTTCCAGGGAACTTCATAAAGAGAGATCAATGGGAGGAAATGAATAACCTTCAGCTTATAACATGAAAAGAATCCTAATCCTAGACGATAATTTGACTATTTGCCTGATGCTGAAATCCTGGTTGGTGAAGCAGCACTACCAGGCAGATACGGCCATAAGTGTTCAGGAGGCCCAACAAAAAGTAAAAAATGAAGCTTACGATTTGATCCTTTCAGATATCAGGATGCCCGAAGCTGATGGCTTTTCTTTCCTGTCATGGATTAAAAAGTTCGACTCAGATATTTTGGTAATTATGATGACCGGCTATGCTGATATTGAAACGGCAGTAGAGTCTATGAAACTGGGAGCGGTGGATTATATCGCAAAGCCCATTGAAGCGGAAGTCTTGTACAAAAAGATTGACGATGCCCTAAAATACCAGGAGAATCAAAAAATTACGGAACAGTTTCGGGATCCATTGATTCGGCCGGGAGGGGAGATTTACACGAGGGTTTTCGATAAGCTGAGTGAAGTTGTACACGACGATTCCCACCTGTTGGTTATCGGGGATAAGGGAACCGGAAAAACTTCCGTTGCGCACTATATTTACAGCAGGAGCAGAATAGATTCGGGTCCGTTTGTAACTTTCGATCTGGATTCGCAAGTACTGAACAGGAACGGTGAGCGGAGAGATTATGAAGAGTTGTTTTTGCAGGCGCTTGATAAAGCAAAAGGGGGCTTACTGCTTGTTAAAAATCTTCAGAAGACCGGTATCAATTTTCAGACATTGTTGTTGAAAGCCCTCTCCTCTCAGAAGAAAGATGATAATTTTGTCCAAATTATCATAACGACTGGAGAAAAAAAGGAACAGCTAACTTCGGTATTGCTCCCGAAACTAGTCGACTCACTCCTGAGGTCATACATTGAACTCCCCACTTTGCGGGGAAACGAGGAGGCCATTTTGTTTTACGCTGAACATTTTTTGGGTGTGGCAAACAGACAGTTGGACAGGAAGGTGAAAAATATTGCCCCCGAAGTTCTTGAAGCGTTTTTTAAGCACTCTTGGGAGGAGAACATTAAAGAGCTGAAAAACTTAATTTTTAAAGCTTGCCTGTTGACAGAAGGAAATACAGTTCCCGAAACGATTCTGCCTGTTCTTTTTAAAAACCTTGCAGGGGAAGGAACGGAGTCTGTTCAGCCGCAGAAGCAAGTCATTGAAGGATTGAAGAAAGAAAATTACGAAAAGGAAAAAATAATCGAAGCACTTGGAATTGCCAAAGGAAATAAAACCGTGGCGGCATCAATACTTAATATTGACAGAAAAACCTTGTACAACAAGATAAAACTTTACAACGTAGAATTAAATTAATCACCTGAATCAATTGAATGGAATCATCCGGATCACGTTCTTCCATAAAATATGAGGTAATTATCGGGTATGTCCTGGTCGTAGCAATCATGATTGTGGGGTTGTTGGCCGTTTACCAGAATCTTGTCAGATTTTCAGAGACAAGGGTCCGGAACGAAGATATGTCTGAACTGATTATTGTAGGTAATGTTATCAATCAATTATACGAAATTGAAAGCACACAAAACCTGTACACTCCCGAAAGTGCGGCAGATTACTTTGCCCGATACCATTCACTAAGGCCAGAAATTAATGCTAAGATTAACTCGTTGAAACAACTTTCAAAAGATACGTTGCGGGTAATTAAACTCGACAGTATTGAAGTGTTGCTGGATGAAAAAGAAGAAAACCTTCGTGCCATAGCTGTCTTGTTGGACTCCATCAACAAAACTCCGGGGATAATCCGTGAGACAGTCAGTACATTTGTTCCCAGAAACCTTAATGATCAAATTAAGCAATACATGGAGCGGAAAAACGTTGTCCGCAAATCGGTCGAAGAGAGCGATACCACGGTTGTGAAAAGTGAGCAAAAAGGACTTTTTAAAAGAATCGGGGATGCCATAAGGGGTAAGCAGGACTCAACCCTGATCATTCAAAACCGTCCTTCTGCTGCTGATATTTCCCGCGATAACATCAGGCTGGCAATCGACACGGTGGTCAATATGGTGAGGTATTCCGAAAGGTTGAATCTGGATAGTCAGCGAAAATTTCAGGCCGCGTTACTTCTAAGACAATCCTCAATGACTAACACTAATCATTTGCTGACCGCACGAATCGATGATTTATTAAAATCTATCGAACAGGAGGAAATCAACAAGTCAATCCGGCTTATTGAAGAAAAAGAGGCCACACTCAACCGGTCTTCAAAAACGGTGTTGGGTGTCACTTCTCTGGCCATATTGATAGCGCTTGTTTTTGGATTGTTGTTTTTGATGGATATCAACCGAAGCCAGAAGTATCGAAGAAGATTGGAAGAATCCAACGTCCGCATCAACCAATTGCTGCGGTCACGCGAAAAGCTGATGTTATCCATTTCACACGATATAAAGGCGCCGATGAGTTCAATTCTGGGATATGTGGAATTGATGGAGTCGGGAGCCGATGAAAACACCCGGAAAACATACTTGAAAAACATGAAAAAATCGGGAAATCATGTGTTGCAACTGGTCACAAACCTTCTCGATTATCAGAAAATAGAATCAGGTACGTGGTTGCGCAAGGAGATGAATTTTAATTTGCATGAACTGGTCGAAAATACAGTGAACAGCTTTAAACCCCTTGCTGAAAAAAAACAACTGGAATACAATGTGGTCAATAAAGTCCCCGGAGATTTACTTGTTTTTGGGGATCCGTTTA
This portion of the Petrimonas sulfuriphila genome encodes:
- a CDS encoding sigma-54-dependent Fis family transcriptional regulator, whose translation is MKRILILDDNLTICLMLKSWLVKQHYQADTAISVQEAQQKVKNEAYDLILSDIRMPEADGFSFLSWIKKFDSDILVIMMTGYADIETAVESMKLGAVDYIAKPIEAEVLYKKIDDALKYQENQKITEQFRDPLIRPGGEIYTRVFDKLSEVVHDDSHLLVIGDKGTGKTSVAHYIYSRSRIDSGPFVTFDLDSQVLNRNGERRDYEELFLQALDKAKGGLLLVKNLQKTGINFQTLLLKALSSQKKDDNFVQIIITTGEKKEQLTSVLLPKLVDSLLRSYIELPTLRGNEEAILFYAEHFLGVANRQLDRKVKNIAPEVLEAFFKHSWEENIKELKNLIFKACLLTEGNTVPETILPVLFKNLAGEGTESVQPQKQVIEGLKKENYEKEKIIEALGIAKGNKTVAASILNIDRKTLYNKIKLYNVELN
- a CDS encoding C69 family dipeptidase, with amino-acid sequence MKRFFSITVVFFFAVYATYPCTNLLVGKKASVDGSTLISYSADSYNLYGELYHWEAAQYNPGTMLKVYEWDTGKYLGEIPQALKTYNVIGNMNEHQVAIGETTFGGRPELSDSTGIMDYGSLIYITLQRAKTAREAIKVMTGLVAEHGYYSSGESFSIADPNEVWVMEMISKGVGNKGAVWVAVRIPDDCVSAHANQARIQQFPLNDPENCLYSPDVISFARQQGYFSGKDADFSFAQAYAPLDFGALRFCEARVWSFFNRVNKDMGKYVTYAQGKTIDPMPLYIKPDKKLSVHDIQGMMRDHYEGTELDWRFDVGAGPFNSPYRWSPLTFQVDSVEYCNERPIATQQTGFSFVAQMRSWLPETIGGILWFGVDDAAQTVYYPVYCGHAHVPEEMAVGNGDLLTYSETSAFWTHNWVSNMVYTRYSDMNIDMQKVQQKLENNFRETQPEIEKKALNLYRKSPPEAVRFLTNHTNSLIRDGLQEWKKLGQYLMVKYVDGVVKKEENGKFKRNPHGQPASPERPGYSNEFYKKVIDQTGEKYKVQKVEPTVD
- a CDS encoding septum formation initiator family protein, producing the protein MDFRKIMKKRVLSLSVYQLIILVALIAMLFFFSDSSLLKRIKYENEIRDLKTQIEYYRKQTETDKAKLNELQSSLENLEKYARENYLMKKENEEIFVIE
- a CDS encoding response regulator, which gives rise to MESSGSRSSIKYEVIIGYVLVVAIMIVGLLAVYQNLVRFSETRVRNEDMSELIIVGNVINQLYEIESTQNLYTPESAADYFARYHSLRPEINAKINSLKQLSKDTLRVIKLDSIEVLLDEKEENLRAIAVLLDSINKTPGIIRETVSTFVPRNLNDQIKQYMERKNVVRKSVEESDTTVVKSEQKGLFKRIGDAIRGKQDSTLIIQNRPSAADISRDNIRLAIDTVVNMVRYSERLNLDSQRKFQAALLLRQSSMTNTNHLLTARIDDLLKSIEQEEINKSIRLIEEKEATLNRSSKTVLGVTSLAILIALVFGLLFLMDINRSQKYRRRLEESNVRINQLLRSREKLMLSISHDIKAPMSSILGYVELMESGADENTRKTYLKNMKKSGNHVLQLVTNLLDYQKIESGTWLRKEMNFNLHELVENTVNSFKPLAEKKQLEYNVVNKVPGDLLVFGDPFMIREIYSNLISNAIKYTLQGTVEVFVEPVNDIGKTILKFSVRDTGLGISEEYQEYIFQEFTQIKPDKIGQQEEGSGLGLAITKGLVDELGGKIHLRSERGKGSEFFVDLPLETSRLTETWSSGEGCPDFDCENISVLAVDDDPIQLTMLAEMLKLKKINVVTEVDPDNVLNILKNKIFDLIFLDIQMPRTNGFTLVKSMLDSDIFQSKSTPVIALSAKSDLSSADFKQLGFTDFLNKPFTSAQLFTMINKYVRITLAEEMGAVENSKGVSALIDVVKDDRESSLEILRAFVLDTGKNNNDLKTCFEKNDMENAAQVAHKILPLFKMMGDEELSDVLLKLDHEKNVREDEKSKIIEAICRYIDEAKNRISEMDKR